A genomic segment from Gracilimonas sediminicola encodes:
- a CDS encoding pseudouridine synthase — MAASFRPVRIVPPYPVTYRFKVKSEFEGKSLLDLMLSRFPFHGVNVWKTKINKGHVGVNGEAAEAKYILSLHDEVYHHNPHVIEPSVPDEVQVLEQADDYLIVYKPAPLPMHPGGRYNKNSLTTILEEQGFNNLRIVHRLDAVTSGLVLFARNKSFAQQAMICFSESKVQKTYYALVSGNPEENTVTVDTPVRRKTGFVFESELGLKHAKEAITHFEVFKRNQDSAIVKCTPKTGRTHQIRLHLEQWGHPIIDDPIYGPHGDKSSKKAQKAGISLLNAGLEIEELGVKRELEFPVGWSK, encoded by the coding sequence ATGGCTGCATCGTTTCGCCCGGTTCGTATCGTTCCGCCTTATCCTGTTACCTACCGTTTTAAGGTAAAGTCGGAATTTGAGGGAAAATCCTTGCTGGATTTAATGCTATCCCGCTTTCCCTTTCATGGGGTAAATGTCTGGAAGACAAAAATCAATAAAGGTCATGTGGGAGTGAATGGAGAGGCAGCTGAGGCAAAGTACATCCTTTCCCTGCACGATGAGGTTTATCATCATAACCCGCATGTGATTGAACCTTCTGTGCCGGATGAAGTACAAGTTCTGGAGCAGGCCGATGACTACCTCATCGTTTACAAACCGGCTCCATTGCCCATGCATCCCGGCGGGCGGTACAACAAAAATTCGCTAACCACCATCCTTGAAGAGCAAGGCTTCAATAATCTACGCATTGTCCACCGACTGGATGCCGTCACCTCAGGACTCGTATTGTTCGCCCGCAACAAATCCTTCGCTCAACAAGCGATGATCTGCTTCAGTGAATCCAAAGTTCAAAAAACCTATTACGCGCTGGTCTCCGGAAACCCCGAAGAAAACACCGTGACCGTAGACACTCCCGTGCGGCGAAAAACAGGATTCGTGTTTGAAAGTGAATTAGGATTGAAGCATGCCAAAGAAGCCATAACCCATTTCGAAGTTTTTAAGCGCAACCAGGATTCAGCCATCGTAAAATGTACGCCAAAAACCGGCCGGACTCACCAAATCAGGCTGCATTTAGAGCAATGGGGACATCCCATTATCGACGATCCGATCTATGGACCTCACGGTGACAAAAGTAGTAAAAAAGCTCAGAAGGCCGGAATCAGTTTGCTAAACGCCGGATTGGAAATTGAGGAACTTGGGGTGAAGCGAGAGTTGGAATTTCCTGTGGGATGGTCAAAATAG
- a CDS encoding T9SS type A sorting domain-containing protein, translating into MHKYRDQIKKGVVVTILALLSMPSALLGQARTDSPRHLLEIQRSFAEGEMDVETAALEQFRVLYEFPGNSLHKCATPAEMFLHAHRDRISPDALAKIESIRSGHSPSKKKQALETYISPSGKFEIVYVTSGDDSVSVEDNDGNGVPDYVDLVAESADSSYRHEVINLGFKDPIPTGTTYTIELEDLSYYGETIFQGGSGPETYIVMENDFVNFPPNTHPLGNQVGAVYATVAHELKHAIQYAQNEWASPSGAFDWAEMDATLFEEVVYDDVNDYYNYIKNGLNSSDPYSASIFFAPEDGTPGAYWHVSWMIFYSEYFGDELWSDVWQMIEGQNNLSIDEVLVDLLPDRGEDFETSFVRNHLWHFASGSRAGQDNYGFGEKLQYPNANLEAKFNSVPEEAVEVNFIRPLAARYFEIEPSAGDDGFIEVAVDFDSTQVGLGVLLYMNNGEMNELIATGENKSQVYVPTEVTWQEVEKIGVVIANYSNSGSTREIQLLIGKEGNTITIRDPEYADLPKSVKIYQNYPNPFNPETNINFDLPRSAFVELTVYDITGRKVQTLTAQDYRLGSYSIPFNAQGLSSGVYFYRLKINDEVFTKKMTLLK; encoded by the coding sequence ATGCATAAGTATCGGGATCAAATTAAAAAGGGAGTAGTTGTCACTATTCTGGCTTTGTTGAGTATGCCTTCTGCATTGTTAGGACAAGCGAGGACTGACTCGCCTCGTCATCTTCTGGAAATCCAGCGGTCTTTTGCGGAAGGGGAAATGGATGTTGAAACTGCTGCTTTGGAACAGTTTAGGGTGCTATATGAATTTCCGGGAAACTCCCTTCACAAATGTGCCACCCCGGCCGAAATGTTTCTTCATGCCCACCGTGATCGTATTTCTCCCGATGCATTGGCAAAGATCGAATCCATACGGTCAGGTCATTCACCTTCCAAAAAGAAACAAGCGCTTGAAACTTATATATCGCCATCCGGGAAATTTGAGATTGTGTATGTAACCAGTGGCGACGACTCGGTTTCAGTTGAGGATAATGATGGAAATGGGGTGCCCGATTATGTGGATTTAGTAGCCGAATCAGCAGATTCTTCGTACCGGCACGAGGTCATTAATCTTGGCTTTAAAGATCCCATCCCGACCGGCACCACTTATACCATAGAGCTGGAAGACCTTTCTTACTATGGGGAAACCATTTTTCAGGGAGGTTCAGGCCCGGAAACCTATATAGTGATGGAAAATGATTTCGTGAATTTTCCACCTAATACTCACCCGCTGGGAAATCAGGTTGGGGCGGTATATGCAACTGTTGCCCATGAGCTGAAGCATGCCATTCAGTATGCTCAGAATGAATGGGCTTCTCCATCCGGGGCGTTTGACTGGGCTGAAATGGATGCCACTCTTTTTGAAGAAGTGGTGTACGACGACGTGAACGATTACTATAACTACATCAAAAATGGACTGAACTCTTCCGATCCTTATTCCGCCTCTATCTTTTTTGCTCCTGAAGACGGCACGCCCGGCGCGTATTGGCATGTAAGCTGGATGATTTTTTACAGTGAATATTTCGGGGACGAATTGTGGAGTGATGTCTGGCAAATGATAGAAGGGCAGAATAATCTGAGCATTGATGAAGTGTTGGTTGACCTGCTGCCGGATCGCGGAGAGGATTTTGAGACTTCTTTTGTTAGAAATCATCTTTGGCATTTTGCTTCGGGTTCGCGTGCGGGGCAGGACAATTACGGTTTTGGGGAGAAGTTGCAGTATCCCAATGCTAATCTTGAAGCCAAGTTTAATTCAGTACCTGAGGAAGCGGTAGAAGTGAACTTTATAAGACCTCTTGCCGCCCGTTATTTTGAAATTGAACCATCAGCCGGTGATGATGGCTTTATTGAAGTAGCCGTGGACTTCGACAGTACCCAGGTGGGATTAGGCGTTTTGCTATATATGAACAATGGTGAGATGAATGAACTGATCGCAACCGGAGAAAATAAATCTCAGGTATATGTGCCCACTGAAGTAACCTGGCAGGAAGTGGAAAAAATCGGAGTGGTGATAGCGAACTACAGCAACAGCGGCTCTACAAGAGAAATTCAATTACTGATTGGCAAAGAAGGCAATACCATCACGATTCGTGATCCGGAATATGCGGATTTACCCAAGTCGGTGAAAATTTATCAGAACTACCCCAACCCCTTCAACCCGGAAACCAATATCAATTTTGATCTCCCCCGATCTGCTTTTGTGGAACTGACGGTGTATGACATCACGGGAAGAAAAGTGCAGACGCTTACGGCTCAGGATTACCGGCTGGGTTCTTATTCCATTCCCTTTAACGCACAAGGACTGAGTTCGGGAGTGTACTTTTACCGGCTGAAAATTAATGATGAAGTTTTCACCAAAAAGATGACCTTGCTGAAATAG
- a CDS encoding rhodanese-related sulfurtransferase has translation MYQVILYYNFEPIEDPDRFCKAHKKFCKEIELKGRIYISEEGINGTAAGTEQQIEEYKNYLWSLPGFEDTEFKQEESDYIPFAKLICKTRDEIVALHVDDVNPENGGNYLDPAEWRKVMESQEDYVMIDVRNNYESKIGHFKGALTPDVDNFYDFPKWLEEANIPKDKKVLMYCTGGIRCEKFSVLMKEEGWDDVNQLHGGILKYAKEEEGKHFEGKCFVFDDRLVVPVNPNDLEPIARCEITGKPADTYINCANMECNKLFVCSEEGARKMEGCCSEECRQSEYKRPFDPENAFKPFRKWYNYFGEDFKEREVSAADK, from the coding sequence ATGTACCAAGTAATACTTTATTATAATTTTGAGCCGATTGAAGATCCCGATCGTTTTTGTAAAGCCCACAAGAAGTTTTGCAAGGAAATTGAACTGAAAGGGCGGATTTATATTTCGGAAGAGGGAATAAACGGAACGGCAGCCGGCACCGAACAACAGATTGAAGAATACAAGAACTACCTGTGGTCGCTACCCGGTTTTGAAGACACTGAGTTTAAGCAGGAAGAAAGTGATTACATCCCCTTTGCCAAGCTTATCTGTAAAACAAGGGATGAAATTGTTGCCCTTCATGTAGATGATGTAAATCCTGAAAACGGAGGCAACTATCTGGACCCGGCCGAATGGCGTAAAGTGATGGAGTCTCAGGAAGACTACGTAATGATCGACGTTCGTAATAATTACGAATCCAAAATCGGGCACTTTAAAGGCGCCCTTACACCTGACGTTGACAACTTCTACGATTTTCCAAAATGGCTGGAAGAAGCCAACATCCCTAAAGACAAAAAAGTATTGATGTACTGCACCGGGGGTATTCGTTGTGAGAAGTTTTCCGTGCTGATGAAGGAAGAGGGATGGGATGATGTAAATCAGCTTCACGGCGGAATTCTCAAATATGCCAAGGAAGAAGAAGGCAAGCACTTTGAAGGCAAATGCTTTGTCTTTGACGACCGGCTGGTAGTTCCCGTAAACCCCAACGATCTGGAACCCATTGCCCGTTGTGAAATTACCGGCAAGCCTGCAGACACTTACATCAACTGTGCGAACATGGAGTGCAATAAGCTTTTTGTTTGCTCGGAAGAAGGGGCCCGGAAAATGGAAGGGTGCTGTAGTGAAGAATGTCGCCAAAGTGAATATAAGCGCCCTTTCGATCCCGAAAATGCGTTCAAGCCATTCAGAAAATGGTACAATTACTTTGGAGAAGATTTCAAGGAACGAGAAGTAAGCGCTGCCGATAAATAA